Proteins encoded by one window of Enterobacter hormaechei subsp. xiangfangensis:
- the hisP gene encoding histidine ABC transporter ATP-binding protein HisP, whose amino-acid sequence MAENKLNVIDLHKRYGEHEVLKGVSLEANAGDVISIIGSSGSGKSTFLRCINFLEKPSEGSIVVSGQNINMVRDKDGQLKVADKNQLRLLRTRLTMVFQHFNLWSHMTVLENVMEAPVQVLGLSKQEARERAVKYLAKVGIDERQQIKYPVHLSGGQQQRVSIARALAMEPEVLLFDEPTSALDPELVGEVLRIMQKLAEEGKTMVVVTHEMGFARNVSNHVIFLHQGKIEEQGHPDEVLANPQSPRLQQFLKGSLK is encoded by the coding sequence ATGGCTGAGAACAAATTAAACGTAATTGATTTGCACAAGCGCTACGGCGAACATGAAGTGCTGAAAGGGGTGTCGCTGGAGGCTAACGCGGGCGACGTGATCAGTATTATCGGCTCATCAGGTTCGGGTAAAAGTACCTTCCTGCGCTGCATCAACTTCCTCGAAAAGCCGAGCGAAGGGTCGATTGTGGTGAGCGGACAGAACATCAACATGGTCCGTGATAAAGACGGCCAGCTTAAAGTGGCGGATAAAAACCAGCTGCGCCTGCTGCGTACACGCCTGACGATGGTGTTCCAGCACTTCAACCTCTGGAGCCACATGACGGTGCTGGAGAACGTGATGGAAGCGCCGGTTCAGGTGCTCGGCTTAAGCAAGCAGGAAGCCCGCGAGCGTGCGGTCAAATACCTGGCGAAAGTGGGTATCGACGAGCGGCAGCAGATCAAATATCCGGTGCACCTGTCAGGGGGACAGCAGCAGCGTGTTTCCATCGCCCGTGCGCTGGCGATGGAGCCGGAAGTGTTGCTGTTTGACGAACCGACTTCCGCGCTGGATCCTGAACTCGTTGGCGAAGTGCTGCGCATCATGCAGAAGCTGGCGGAAGAGGGCAAAACGATGGTGGTGGTGACGCACGAGATGGGCTTCGCCCGTAACGTTTCTAACCACGTTATCTTCCTGCATCAGGGCAAGATAGAAGAGCAGGGGCATCCGGACGAGGTGCTGGCGAACCCGCAAAGTCCGCGTTTGCAGCAGTTCCTGAAAGGCTCGTTGAAGTAG
- a CDS encoding ABC transporter permease, which translates to MIEIIQEYWKSLLWTDGYRFTGVAITLWLLISSVVMGGILAVFLAIGRVSNNKFIQFPIWLFTYVFRGTPLYVQLLVFYSGMYTLEIVKGTEMLNAFFRSGLNCTVLALTLNTCAYTTEIFAGAIRSVPHGEIEAARAYGFSSVKLYRCIILPSALRIALPAYSNEVILMLHSTALAFTATVPDLLKIARDINSATYQPFTAFGIAAVLYLIISYVLISLFRKAEKRWLQHIKPSTH; encoded by the coding sequence GTGATTGAGATTATTCAGGAGTACTGGAAATCCCTGCTTTGGACAGATGGCTACCGCTTTACTGGCGTGGCGATCACGCTGTGGCTGCTGATCTCCTCGGTGGTAATGGGCGGCATTCTGGCGGTGTTTCTCGCCATTGGCCGCGTGTCGAACAATAAATTTATTCAGTTCCCTATCTGGCTGTTCACCTACGTGTTTCGCGGTACGCCGCTGTACGTACAGCTGCTGGTGTTCTATTCCGGGATGTACACGCTGGAGATCGTGAAAGGCACCGAGATGCTGAACGCGTTCTTCCGCAGCGGTCTGAACTGTACGGTGCTGGCACTGACCCTCAATACCTGCGCCTATACCACCGAGATCTTCGCCGGGGCCATCCGTTCTGTGCCGCACGGTGAGATCGAGGCGGCGCGCGCGTACGGCTTCTCGTCCGTGAAGCTCTACCGTTGTATTATTCTGCCTTCGGCGCTGCGTATTGCGCTGCCGGCGTACAGCAACGAAGTGATTTTAATGCTGCATTCGACGGCACTGGCGTTTACCGCCACGGTACCGGATCTGTTAAAGATTGCCCGCGATATTAACTCTGCCACCTACCAGCCGTTTACGGCGTTTGGCATTGCGGCAGTGCTCTATTTGATCATTTCTTACGTCCTGATCAGCCTGTTCCGTAAGGCTGAAAAACGCTGGTTGCAGCATATAAAACCGTCGACGCACTGA
- a CDS encoding histidine ABC transporter permease HisQ, with the protein MLYGFSGVILQGALVTLELAISSVVLAVLIGLAGAGAKLSANRPLALIFEGYTTLIRGVPDLVLMLLIFYGLQIALNGVTDAIGMEQIDIDPMVAGIITLGFIYGAYFTETFRGAYMAVPKGHIEAATAYGFTSSQTFRRIMFPAMMRYALPGIGNNWQVILKATALVSLLGLEDVVKATQLAGKSTWEPFYFAVVCGVIYLVFTTVSNGVLLLLERRYSVGVKRADL; encoded by the coding sequence ATGCTGTACGGATTTTCTGGCGTTATTTTACAGGGCGCGCTTGTCACCCTTGAGCTGGCTATCAGCTCCGTGGTGCTGGCGGTGCTGATAGGCCTGGCGGGCGCGGGGGCAAAATTATCCGCCAACAGACCGCTGGCGCTGATATTTGAAGGCTATACCACGCTGATTCGCGGCGTGCCTGACCTGGTGCTGATGCTGCTGATCTTTTACGGCCTGCAAATCGCACTTAACGGCGTGACGGATGCCATCGGCATGGAGCAGATCGATATCGACCCGATGGTGGCCGGTATTATTACCCTTGGTTTTATCTACGGTGCCTATTTCACTGAGACTTTCCGCGGCGCTTACATGGCCGTGCCGAAAGGGCATATTGAAGCGGCGACCGCCTACGGTTTTACCTCCTCACAAACGTTTCGCCGGATCATGTTCCCGGCCATGATGCGCTACGCGCTGCCGGGCATCGGGAACAACTGGCAGGTTATTCTCAAGGCAACGGCGCTGGTCTCCCTGCTGGGTCTGGAAGATGTGGTGAAGGCCACGCAGCTGGCAGGTAAAAGCACCTGGGAACCGTTCTATTTTGCGGTGGTTTGCGGCGTAATCTATCTGGTCTTTACGACCGTCTCCAATGGTGTGCTGCTTCTGCTCGAACGTCGCTACTCCGTGGGTGTGAAGAGGGCTGACCTGTGA
- the hisJ gene encoding histidine ABC transporter substrate-binding protein HisJ, protein MKKLVLSLSLVLAFSSATAAFAAIPQKIRIGTDPTYAPFESKNAKGELVGFDIDLANELCKRIKAQCTYVENPLDALIPSLKAKKIDVIMSSLSITEKRQQEIAFTDKLYAADSRLVVAKSSDIQPTLEFLKGKRVGVLQGTTQETYGNEHWAPKGIEIVSYQGQENIYADLTAGRIDAAFQDEVAASEGFLKQPVGKDYKFGGPSIKDEKLFGVGTGMGLRKEDNELREALNKAFAEMRADGTYEKLAKKYFDFNVYGG, encoded by the coding sequence ATGAAAAAACTGGTGTTGTCACTTTCTCTGGTACTGGCTTTTTCCAGCGCCACCGCGGCATTCGCAGCAATTCCGCAGAAAATTCGTATTGGAACTGACCCAACCTATGCACCTTTCGAATCGAAGAATGCGAAGGGGGAACTGGTCGGTTTTGACATCGATCTGGCTAACGAGCTTTGCAAACGCATTAAAGCGCAATGTACCTACGTTGAAAACCCGCTGGATGCGCTGATCCCGTCTCTGAAAGCGAAGAAAATTGACGTGATCATGTCCTCCCTGTCCATCACAGAAAAACGTCAGCAGGAGATTGCCTTCACGGACAAACTCTACGCGGCGGACTCACGTCTGGTGGTGGCGAAATCCTCTGACATTCAGCCAACCCTTGAATTTCTGAAAGGCAAACGCGTGGGCGTGTTGCAGGGTACTACGCAGGAAACCTACGGCAACGAGCACTGGGCACCAAAGGGGATTGAAATTGTCTCTTACCAGGGCCAGGAAAACATCTACGCAGACCTGACGGCAGGCCGCATTGATGCAGCATTCCAGGATGAAGTAGCGGCAAGCGAAGGCTTCCTGAAACAGCCTGTGGGTAAAGATTACAAGTTCGGCGGTCCGTCCATTAAGGACGAAAAACTCTTTGGCGTTGGCACCGGTATGGGCCTGCGTAAAGAAGACAACGAACTGCGTGAAGCCCTGAACAAAGCGTTCGCCGAGATGCGCGCGGACGGCACCTATGAAAAGCTGGCGAAAAAGTACTTCGATTTTAATGTTTACGGCGGCTAA
- the argT gene encoding lysine/arginine/ornithine ABC transporter substrate-binding protein ArgT produces the protein MKKTVLALSLLVGLSAAASSYAALPQTVRIGTDATYAPFSSKDAKGDFVGFDIDLGNEMCKRMEVKCTWVGSDFDALIPSLKAKKIDAIISSLSITEKRQQEIAFSEKLYAADSRLIAAKGSPIQPTIDSLKGKHVGVLQGSTQEGYANANWREKGVDVVAYQNQDLIYSDLAAGRLDAAFQDEVAASEGFLKQPAGKEYSFAGPSVKDKKYFGDGTGIGLRKDDTELKAAFDKAFNELRKDGTYDKLAKKYFDFNVYGD, from the coding sequence ATGAAGAAGACGGTTCTGGCTCTGTCTTTGCTCGTGGGCTTGAGTGCGGCAGCAAGTAGCTATGCAGCGCTTCCACAGACAGTTCGTATCGGTACAGACGCAACCTACGCGCCATTCTCCTCCAAGGATGCGAAAGGCGACTTCGTGGGGTTTGATATCGATCTGGGAAATGAGATGTGCAAACGCATGGAAGTGAAATGCACATGGGTGGGCAGTGACTTTGACGCGCTGATCCCGTCGCTGAAAGCCAAGAAAATTGATGCCATTATCTCTTCTCTCTCCATCACGGAAAAACGTCAGCAGGAGATTGCCTTCTCTGAGAAGCTCTACGCTGCCGACTCACGTCTGATTGCCGCGAAAGGCTCGCCAATCCAGCCGACCATCGACTCGCTGAAAGGCAAACATGTTGGCGTGCTTCAGGGCTCGACCCAGGAAGGTTACGCCAATGCTAACTGGCGCGAGAAGGGCGTCGATGTGGTGGCTTACCAGAACCAGGATCTGATCTACTCTGACCTGGCGGCAGGCCGTCTGGATGCGGCGTTTCAGGATGAAGTCGCCGCGAGCGAAGGCTTCCTGAAACAGCCTGCGGGTAAAGAGTACTCCTTTGCCGGCCCGTCGGTAAAAGACAAAAAATACTTTGGCGACGGTACCGGTATTGGCCTGCGTAAGGATGATACCGAGCTGAAAGCCGCCTTCGACAAAGCGTTTAATGAGCTGCGTAAAGACGGTACCTACGACAAACTGGCGAAGAAATACTTCGATTTCAACGTCTACGGTGATTAA
- a CDS encoding UbiX family flavin prenyltransferase has product MKRLIVGISGASGAIYGVRLLQVLRDVAGVETHLVMSQAARQTLSLETDLSLRDVQALSDVVHDARDIAASISSGSFKTAGMVILPCSIKTLSGIVNSYTDTLVTRAADVVLKERRPLVLCVRETPLHLGHLRLMTQAAELGAVIMPPVPAFYHRPQTLDDVINQTVNRVLDQFDIDLPEDLFTRWQGA; this is encoded by the coding sequence ATGAAACGACTCATTGTAGGGATCAGCGGTGCCAGCGGCGCGATTTATGGCGTCCGGTTGTTACAGGTGCTGCGTGACGTTGCAGGCGTAGAAACCCATCTGGTGATGAGCCAGGCGGCGCGTCAGACCCTCTCTCTTGAAACCGATCTCTCTCTGCGCGACGTTCAGGCCCTGTCTGACGTTGTCCACGATGCCCGCGATATCGCCGCCAGCATCTCTTCGGGCTCGTTTAAAACGGCCGGCATGGTTATTTTGCCCTGTTCGATTAAAACCCTTTCCGGCATTGTAAACAGCTATACCGACACGCTGGTGACGCGTGCAGCGGATGTGGTGCTGAAAGAGCGTCGTCCTCTGGTGCTCTGCGTGCGGGAAACGCCGCTGCACCTGGGACATCTGCGTTTAATGACGCAGGCAGCCGAACTGGGGGCCGTGATTATGCCGCCGGTCCCCGCGTTCTATCATCGTCCGCAAACGCTGGATGATGTCATCAACCAGACCGTTAACCGCGTGCTGGATCAGTTCGATATCGACCTGCCGGAAGATCTCTTTACCCGCTGGCAGGGGGCGTGA